The DNA segment TCCCGGCGAGGCACTGATGATGGCGGCAGGCTTGCCGTCCCAGACGCTTTTGCCGTACGGACGCGAGCCCACGTCGATGGCATTCTTCAGTGGCGCGGGGACCGAGCGGTTGTATTCGGGTGTGACGAACAGCACCGCATCGGCGCGGCGCACGCGGTCGCGGAATGCGGCCCAGGTCTGGGGCGGCTTGTCGTCCAGGTCCTGGTTGTAGAGCTGCAGGTCGCCGATCTCGACGATCTCCAGCTTGAGTTGTGCCGGCGCTTGCGCGATCACCGCCTTGGCCAGCTTGCGGTTATATGACTCCTTGCGCAGGCTTCCCACCAGTACAACGACATCACGAGGATTGCTCATCACGGCTCCTTTGTCTGCGTGGACAGTTGAAGCGGACGGCGCAGGCGCCATGGTTGCCATGGCTGCCCGCGCCGGTCCAGCCACCACTCTACCCGAGTCGCGACTGGCCTGCCGTGAGGGGGGCGGCGCGCGCGGCCGCCGGCGGTTGGACGGACCGATCAGGCGCCCTTTCCCAACGCGGCGAGTGGATGGTCTTCCGTACGCCACGGGCTGTCGAAGAACGACTGGACTGTCTCGCGGCCAACCTCATCCAGCCGGGCATGCTGCCAGCGCGGGTTGTGGTCCTTGTCGATCGCCAGCGCTCGGATGCCCTCGACGCCGT comes from the Cupriavidus sp. P-10 genome and includes:
- a CDS encoding NADPH-dependent FMN reductase, which produces MSNPRDVVVLVGSLRKESYNRKLAKAVIAQAPAQLKLEIVEIGDLQLYNQDLDDKPPQTWAAFRDRVRRADAVLFVTPEYNRSVPAPLKNAIDVGSRPYGKSVWDGKPAAIISASPGAVGGFGANHHLRQSLVFLNMPILQQPEAYISGVDKLFDEQGGIANESTRGFLDKFLTTFGAWIDKTAAAR